One part of the Amphiura filiformis chromosome 5, Afil_fr2py, whole genome shotgun sequence genome encodes these proteins:
- the LOC140153425 gene encoding mycocerosic acid synthase-like polyketide synthase — protein sequence METQTPTKSIAIVGIGCRFAGGVDTVEKFWQVLEEGRDCSSPHPESRFDASYFLSPGEKLPGKMYNLRGCYLTQDPYTFDRNFFKMSPDEAQHLDPTIRILLEVTWEALEDAGIAASAVRGSHTGVYVGGMNLSEYRSLVTSTIHNIGQYTNSGNTSCMMANRLSYEFDFRGPSIALDTACSSSLSAIFLACEALKSNQCPMAVAGGANIMLLPEAMVGLCQAGMVSPDGRSKSFDKTADGYGRGEGFGIVVLKTLEKALKDKDRIYAVIRGGALSSDGRTTGITSPSADAQHGLLEAACLNANVAPRDVTYAEAHGTGTAVGDKTEASVLGEFFGQCRSQKKPPLHVGSIKSNLGHTEGAAGVAGIIKTSLCLKNQVIPKVAHFNTPNSDLDFNKLNLRVPQDATPWPTEEPRVAICSSFGFGGSNACMILEANTFSQKKSTAICSQIPVPLLISAATEQSLLQRIRDWLAFLQCPETRSSERSFRDALYTAAQRSHHHPYRIGFVVTTVDEAIQLLETKLNEDGSKLRYVEGLARSVGLNDRIVFVFSGMGTQWWGMARELMNKEPVFAAMIKMIAKLLKSCGSKWSLIDMLTSETDTEKIHETEIAQPCICAVQIALVELWRSRHVVPDVIVGHSVGEVAAAYCAGLLSLQHAIGLIYHRGRQLRKTSGSGTMMAVLHPTQIVLELMQSNGYDQKLDVASINSPSQVVVSGDSKSINELMSEFKSTNIRCVQLKVRNAFHSRQQECLEKKFKTKVSKLLRSKHRADIEVQKTVPMISTVTGRYMTREEANSPQYWWKNIRQPVLFKTAVENLVKDGFQVFVEIGSHPALTPAITDTISNLRTSSSVKPVTCGSIIRPRDISKPAEDRINLLLSHLRLHVSGIKVNFKSYFEGNGTSVISIPKYPWQREPCIAILPDAIERYNNPAKHHPLLGEPQAHYSNPLSPSSMNSWKSRLTKSSVPWLKDHVIGGSIIFPAAAYIEMSLAVSRKQNEVSSIALRNIHFQKFMYVPESEGMLETTAEELLQSKTHVTIQNFDPDLNKWTQHMEADVVQQDSPVRSNFLDVESITKRCNISLATHTLSSLQEASGVIYGPSFQTTTQAFVNDECSEILTYCEASDMIYREFDKYVFHPAFLDGCLQSYAFLAGFKHQREAEIKGTLVNHVKQVPSQLRSFTLYRNVPKKIIVHLASFQEDGYNDEDASFCNIGVADADTNEIIVDVQYLQYQKFEADIELGPRVWSTHWVDVPAATHTKEKRRCLIIPDNAGICDTVVEHLQASGVSTIVAKDILNRKCNIRQYYDDEHSQSFTDILVLQTLDMADTLSRIHSNSTMTPEEFHSIQEKFPLFCISLISEVTDLNPDMWPRVMFVTAGAHAVFPGENVNPFVLQIQSLLMTFMHEEPQLQATSVDLPLGMDKAEASVTIHKAFFDLPEDENMLACRVNNHLTLASDMVLLAPRLHIDSLANYRVKSCKKSWVIQQNGKKAKVSLQATTNTTTPSISHGLGVVHTEAFCTIPYLAVEPVCENGNSSAQSGLLTIYAGVKQINNCHKNASISPQAKILGLTNHKITISSTMKFKPDGDHDFVDIPDDIKCSQAINIIKRYLPAQIFFHMVYPLTVSTRILFLADNETSESVLSFAELACFLGSHLTVVSVGNQNDGSKLENFQQSSNCNIISMKDVHDIGEMSFDLLIVPMIGSSLQKQVPDISAKLLRLNTVLYLFDGDIRRSTITYGNPCTKFMMFSTSLPRSLFGQTPQTLRAAALQIFTVFKTEGPKLTQMSNESRLSEVPLVNGALPAFSTIAINEDQTELPVELYGDLWHAEEDESYLVTGGKSGFGLSVVKWLVSRGATNVFVVSRQAPSEEVLGYFSGQGKTKIKHIRADVSRATDIETVLTTIQTSSSPPLAGIFHLATQYRDGYLYQTTQGRWNEVMEGKAYGALLLHQITQKLKIPLKYFVVSSSVVSMIGNAGQGNYCAANIFLNNLCLLRHHMKLPATAICIGFINSVGYAASNNLVKFGEERGMMSLSPEEVLLGFNIALSTEVPLMGFGGPVITRRFVKRNKPLMTHHFSKEQGRFSLLKDLLADTKDAMNQSSGSLDQVVMEMSEEEAKKLITGTLCKLLATQLGIPENVDTEVSLLSLGLDSLMATNLSEAVVDQFKITINPVTLINENMTIRLLQAEIFKHLATTMKTGEMVDEKVDSDGSKNQAKQVAKKPWVVGSSSMSKSSSSTPHLKMVCFPPTGGGASFFAAWSTPVKQFKIQLLQVQYPGSEGRESEPPPHSLKEIVDNVTEALIDQLDDRNFIFFGHSIGGLVAFEIAHSLLKYNLRPMHIFVSGFYAPTIPYPEKSFADSKSFAGLRRTLEASSDLDLFQYAIKHHEVSLPFFEDTVLSNRVLLLRLLPAIEASSNIIRAYKCETRDPLPCGMTVFGGKHDPYVSPRLLGDWKYQIAPGYRFKIIMLEGKHMFILSHVQTVLQEIGLALRKWKE from the exons ATGAAGCACAGCATCTTGATCCAACCATTCGAATACTTCTTGAGGTCACTTGGGAAGCTCTAGAGGACGCCGGTATTGCTGCATCAGCTGTACGAGGCTCACACACCGGTGTGTATGTAGGGGGCATGAACTTATCAGAATATAGAAGTTTAGTTACATCTACTATCCACAATATTGGACAATATACGAACTCGGGAAATACTTCTTGTATGATGGCAAACAGATTGTCTTATGAGTTTGATTTCCGTGGTCCGAGCATTGCGTTAGACACGGCATGTTCTTCATCTCTGTCTGCTATATTCCTTGCATGTGAAGCTCTGAAAAGTAACCAATGTCCCATGGCAGTTGCTGGAGGTGCCAACATCATGCTCTTGCCAGAAGCTATGGTTGGACTTTGTCAAGCAGGAATGGTGTCCCCAGATGGACGATCCAAGAGTTTTGACAAAACAGCGGATGGGTATGGACGGGGTGAAGGATTTGGTATTGTCGTCCTCAAGACTCTGGAAAAAGCACTAAAAGACAAAGATCGAATTTACGCAGTCATAAGAGGCGGTGCACTAAGTAGTGATGGTCGGACGACAGGGATAACGTCACCAAGCGCAGACGCTCAACATGGTTTACTTGAAGCTGCTTGTTTAAACGCAAATGTGGCTCCCAGAGATGTTACTTACGCGGAAGCTCACGGTACAGGGACTGCTGTTGGAGATAAAACTGAAGCGTCAGTTTTAGGAGAATTTTTTGGACAATGCCGCTCACAAAAGAAGCCACCCTTACACGTCGGTTCTATCAAATCCAATTTAGGCCACACAGAAGGGGCAGCAGGTGTTGCTGGGATCATCAAGACTTCTTTATGTTTAAAGAATCAAGTAATCCCAAAAGTTGCCCATTTCAACACGCCAAATTCTGATCTGGATTTTAACAAGCTCAATCTTCGTGTACCTCAAGACGCAACACCGTGGCCAACCGAGGAACCCCGAGTAGCCATCTGTAGCTCATTTGGATTCGGTGGATCCAATGCATGTATGATTTTAGAAGCTAATACGTTCTCACAGAAGAAGTCAACTGCCATATGTTCTCAGATACCTGTACCATTATTAATATCTGCGGCAACTGAAcaatcacttctacagcgaattcgcGATTGGTTAGCCTTCTTGCAATGTCCTGAAACTCGAAGCAGCGAGAGAAGCTTCCGTGACGCCCTTTACACGGCTGCACAGCGTTCTCATCACCACCCATATCGCATTGGGTTTGTGGTGACAACAGTAGACGAAGCCATACAATTGTTGGAGACCAAGTTAAATGAGGATGGCTCAAAGTTGAGATACGTGGAGGGTTTAGCAAGATCTGTTGGCCTCAATGACCGCATAGTATTCGTTTTCTCTGGCATGGGAACACAATGGTGGGGAATGGCTCGAGAATTGATGAACAAGGAACCCGTCTTTGCAGCAATGATCAAG ATGATTGCGAAACTTCTCAAATCATGTGGTTCCAAGTGGTCTTTGATCGACATGCTGACCAGTGAAACCGACACAGAAAAAATACATGAAACAG AAATAGCACAACCGTGTATCTGTGCCGTGCAAATCGCCTTGGTAGAGCTATGGCGTTCAAGACATGTCGTTCCAGACGTCATTGTGGGACATAGCGTTGGAGAAGTTGCAGCAGCGTACTGTGCCGGACTCCTCTCCTTACAACACGCAATAGGGCTGATTTATCACCGCGGAAGGCAGCTTAGAAAAACCAGTGGTTCGGGAACGATGATGGCAGTGCTACACCCAACTCAAATTGTTCTTGAGCTCATGCAATCAAACGGGTACGATCAAAAGTTGGATGTCGCTTCCATCAACAGTCCCAGCCAGGTGGTTGTGTCAGGTGACTCAAAAAGCATTAATGAACTCATGTCAGAGTTCAAATCTACCAATATACGTTGTGTACAACTGAAGGTAAGAAATGCATTCCATAGCCGCCAACAAGAGTGCTTGGAAAAGAAATTCAAAACCAAAGTGTCAAAATTACTGAGATCAAAACACAGAGCAGATATTGAGGTACAAAAAACAGTCCCTATGATATCCACGGTGACGGGTCGTTATATGACACGAGAAGAAGCCAACTCTCCTCAGTACTGGTGGAAAAATATACGCCAACCTGTCTTATTCAAGACTGCAGTGGAGAATCTTGTCAAAGATGGATTCCAAGTCTTCGTGGAGATAGGATCTCACCCGGCATTAACACCAGCAATAACGGACACCATCAGTAACCTTCGAACGTCTTCATCGGTGAAACCTGTAACTTGTGGATCAATCATTCGACCACGAGATATTAGCAAACCCGCAGAAGACAGAATCAATCTGCTATTGAGCCACCTGCGACTTCATGTTTCAGGTATAAAAGTCAACTTCAAGAGTTACTTCGAAGGAAATGGTACTAGTGTTATTTCAATACCGAAATATCCATGGCAACGTGAGCCCTGTATAGCCATTTTACCTGATGCGATTGAAAGATACAACAATCCAGCCAAGCATCATCCTCTCCTTGGTGAGCCACAAGCACATTATTCAAATCCGTTGTCACCCTCGTCCATGAACTCCTGGAAGTCAAGGCTAACGAAGTCCTCAGTTCCCTGGCTAAAGGACCACGTCATAGGAGGATCCATAATCTTCCCTGCCGCAGCATATATCGAGATGTCCCTGGCTGTTtcgagaaaacaaaatgaggtatCATCAATCGCGCTTCGAAATATCCACTTCCAGAAATTCATGTATGTACCAGAAAGTGAAGGGATGTTGGAAACAACAGCTGAAGAGTTACTACAATCAAAAACTCACGTGACCATACAAAATTTCGATCCAGATCTAAACAAATGGACACAGCATATGGAGGCAGACGTCGTACAGCAAGACTCACCCGTTCGTAGCAATTTTCTAGATGTGGAGTCGATTACCAAACGATGTAACATTTCACTTGCAACACACACATTGTCATCTCTTCAGGAGGCATCGGGAGTGATATATGGCCCAAGTTTTCAAACAACAACTCAAGCATTCGTCAATGACGAATGCTCAGAAATTCTGACCTATTGTGAAGCTTCCGACATGATATATCGAGAGTTTGACAAGTACGTCTTTCATCCTGCTTTTCTTGACGGTTGTTTACAGTCGTATGCATTCCTTGCCGGGTTCAAACATCAAAGAGAGGCCGAAATTAAAGGCACGTTAGTTAATCACGTCAAGCAGGTACCAAGTCAACTAAGGTCATTCACATTGTATAGAAATGTGCCCAAAAAAATTATCGTTCATTTGGCATCATTTCAAGAAGACGGTTATAACGACGAAGATGCATCTTTTTGTAACATCGGAGTTGCCGATGCAGATACAAACGAAATCATAGTTGATGTCCAATACTTGCAGTATCAGAAGTTTGAAGCAGATATTGAATTAGGTCCCCGTGTGTGGAGTACACATTGGGTAGATGTGCCTGCAGCAACCCACACTAAGGAAAAAAGAAGATGTTTGATCATCCCTGACAATGCAGGCATTTGTGACACCGTCGTGGAGCATCTCCAAGCGTCTGGTGTTAGCACCATTGTTGCAAAAGACATCCTCAATCGCAAATGCAATATCCGACAGTATTATGATGATGAGCACTCCCAATCGTTTACTGATATTCTGGTGCTCCAGACCCTTGATATGGCGGATACTCTGAGCCGCATACactcaaacagcaccatgacaCCCGAGGAGTTCCATTCTATCCAGGAGaaatttccattattttgcaTATCACTGATTTCAGAGGTTACCGATCTGAACCCTGACATGTGGCCACGTGTGATGTTTGTAACGGCTGGTGCGCATGCAGTCTTCCCCGGGGAAAACGTGAATCCGTTCGTGCTTCAAATACAGTCACTACTAATGACGTTCATGCACGAGGAACCACAACTTCAAGCTACATCTGTCGATCTTCCTCTTGGTATGGATAAAGCAGAAGCAAGTGTTACCATTCACAAGGCATTTTTTGATCTTCCAGAAGATGAAAATATGCTGGCATGCCGAGTTAACAATCATTTGACTCTGGCATCAGATATGGTTCTCCTGGCTCCGCGTTTGCACATCGATTCTCTGGCAAACTATAGAGTCAAAAGCTGCAAGAAGTCATGGGTGATTCAACAAAATGGAAAGAAAGCAAAAGTATCTCTTCAGGCAACAACCAATACGACCACACCATCAATCTCTCATGGGTTAGGTGTCGTTCATACAGAAGCATTTTGCACCATACCTTACCTTGCAGTCGAGCCGGTGTGTGAGAATGGAAATTCCTCAGCTCAATCGGGACTTCTCACGATATACGCAGGTGTAAAGCAGATCAACAACTGTCACAAGAATGCCAGTATCTCCCCACAAGCAAAAATCTTAGGGCTAACAAATCACAAAATTACAATTTCTTCCACCATGAAATTCAAACCCGATGGCGATcacgattttgttgacatacctgatgatatcaaatgctCTCAAGCAATTAATATCATCAAAAGATATCTTCCGGCTCAGATATTCTTCCACATGGTTTATCCGCTTACTGTCTCTACCAGAATACTATTCTTGGCAGACAACGAAACATCTGAATCAGTTCTTTCCTTTGCTGAACTTGCTTGCTTTTTAGGATCTCACCTGACAGTGGTATCAGTTGGAAACCAAAATGACGGGAGTAAATTGGAAAACTTCCAGCAAAGTAGCAACTGCAATATCATCAGCATGAAAGACGTCCACGACATCGGGGAGATGTCGTTTGACTTGTTGATCGTACCCATGATTGGTTCAAGCTTGCAAAAACAGGTGCCTGATATCTCGGCAAAGCTGCTGAGGTTGAACACGGTATTGTATCTCTTCGATGGTGACATCAGACGTTCAACAATTACATATGGTAACCCATGTACCAAATTCATGATGTTCAGTACATCCCTACCAAGATCACTATTTGGTCAAACACCACAAACACTTCGAGCAGCCGCCTTGCAGATTTTTACTGTCTTCAAAACGGAAGGTCCCAAGCTTACACAAATGTCAAACGAGTCACGACTTTCCGAAGTTCCACTGGTTAATGGAGCATTACCGGCATTCTCAACCATTGCCATCAACGAAGATCAGACAGAGCTACCCGTAGAGCTGTATGGTGATTTGTGGCACGCTGAGGAAGACGAATCGTATCTCGTCACTGGAGGAAAAAGTGGTTTCGGATTAAGCGTTGTCAAATGGCTTGTCTCCCGAGGGGCAACTAACGTTTTCGTTGTTTCAAGACAAGCACCAAGCGAAGAGGTCTTGGGGTATTTTTCTGGACAAGGGAAGACAAAGATCAAGCATATCAGAGCAGACGTATCGAGGGCCACCGATATCGAAACCGTATTAACTACCATCCAAACTTCTTCATCGCCCCCCTTGGCGGGCATATTTCATCTAGCTACTCAGTACCGAGACGGATATTTATACCAAACAACCCAGGGCAGATGGAATGAAGTTATGGAAGGAAAGGCTTATGGGGCGCTTCTTCTTCATCAAATCACGCAGAAGCTCAAGATACCGCTGAAATATTTTGTCGTCAGTTCATCAGTAGTGTCCATGATCGGGAATGCAGGGCAGGGAAACTACTGCGCAGCAAATATCTTTTTGAACAATCTGTGTCTTTTGCGCCATCATATGAAGCTTCCGGCTACTGCTATTTGCATCGGTTTCATCAACAGTGTTGGTTATGCTGCATCCAACAACCTGGTGAAATTCGGAGAGGAACGTGGAATGATGAGTCTTTCCCCAGAAGAAGTTCTCCTGGGTTTTAACATAGCGTTATCGACAGAAGTTCCCCTCATGGGTTTTGGTGGACCTGTTATCACGAGACGATTCGTCAAAAGAAACAAACCATTAATGACACATCATTTTAGCAAAGAACAGGGAAGATTCTCATTGCTCAAAGATCTGTTAGCAGACACGAAAGATGCCATGAATCAGTCAAGTGGATCTTTGGACCAGGTGGTCATGGAGATGTCAGAAGAAGAAGCAAAGAAACTGATTACTGGAACACTTTGCAAGTTGTTAGCTACACAACTCGGAATACCTGAAAACGTTGACACAGAAGTGAGTTTACTGTCTTTAGGCCTGGATTCTTTGATGGCAACGAACCTGAGCGAAGCAGTTGTCGATCAGTTCAAAATCACAATCAACCCCGTGACACTTATCAACGAGAATATGACAATTCGGCTGTTGCAAGCTGAAATATTCAAGCATTTAGCTACAACCATGAAAACAGGAGAAATGGTTGATGAGAAGGTTGACAGCGACGGTAGCAAAAATCAAGCCAAGCAAGTCGCAAAGAAACCATGGGTAGTTGGCAGCTCTAGCATGTCTAAATCAAGCTCAAGCACTCCTCACTTGAAGATGGTATGCTTTCCTCCGACCGGTGGAGGTGCTTCGTTTTTCGCTGCGTGGTCGACACCTGTCAAACAGTTCAAGATTCAGCTCTTGCAAGTTCAGTACCCAGGATCGGAAGGTCGAGAGAGTGAACCACCTCCCCACTCTCTAAAAGAAATTGTTGACAACGTGACGGAAGCTTTGATTGATCAACTTGATGATCGAAACTTCATCTTCTTCGGTCATAGTATAGGAGGCTTGGTAGCTTTTGAAATAGCCCACAGCCTATTGAAATACAACCTACGACCAATGCACATCTTCGTAAGTGGATTTTATGCTCCAACGATTCCATATCCAGAGAAGTCATTTGCCGATTCGAAGTCATTTGCAGGACTTCGGAGAACACTGGAAGCATCATCAGACCTAGACCTCTTCCAATATGCAATAAAACATCATGAAGTTTCTCTACCATTCTTTGAGGATACAGTGTTGAGCAACAGAGTACTTTTGTTGCGCCTGCTACCAGCAATAGAGGCTTCATCCAACATCATTAGGGCATACAAGTGTGAGACTCGTGATCCTCTTCCGTGTGGAATGACCGTATTTGGTGGAAAGCATGATCCCTACGTTAGTCCTCGTCTGCTTGGAGACTGGAAGTACCAAATAGCCCCTGGCTATCGCTTTAAGATAATCATGCTTGAGGGCAAGCATATGTTCATTTTAAGTCACGTACAAACTGTACTTCAGGAAATTGGTCTAGCTCTTCGCAAATGGAAAGAGTGA